In the genome of Gemmatimonadota bacterium, the window ATGGATACGAGTAGCGCGGTCGATCCCGACAGGCCGGCGCGGAAGGGGATACCGGTCGACCACGAGATCCTGGCGAGCAGATCCGTAGATTCGGTTCCGGTCAACGCGACCCGGGCGATATCGAAAATGTCCTCACGTAGGGCCAGGTCGTCGGACGACGCAATGACGCGCTGCTCGGTGCCGGCGTCCAGGACCAGGCGGTCCGCCGGCTGGATCCTGACCCGCGCCCGCTCCTTGGTCGAGCACGAAATCACGCTGCCGCCGTACATGTCCGTAGGATTTCCCACTATGCCGACACGGCCGGGTGCGGATGCGGTTAGGGTCCCGTTCAATTGGACTCCACCCGGCGCGTATCTAGCAGACCATGCAGCCCGTGCGGACCATGCAGCCCGTGCGGACCATGCGGACCACCTGATCGACAATCGCGCCGAAACGCACGCAGTATGCACTCGGTAATCATGATTCGTTCATCCGCCCTCGGAGAAGATCGCGGAAAGCAGGTCCGTCGACCTCGTCCTCCACGGCGTAATCGGCAAAGGCTTCCCAGTAGGTCAAAGGCGTACCGATGTCGTAGCGCCGGTCGGCGGACCCCAGGGGTACGCACCAGACATTTCCACCGGGGCCGGCCGGTCCGCGCGCGCCGACGTCGCCCCCCGGACCGCCCAAGCCACCTGGGTTGCCCGCCCTTAGCAGGCCGCGGATGGCGTCGGCGAGCCAGAGTTCGCCGTTTGTTCCACGCGGCGTCGCCTCGAGCGCGGGGAAGATGCCGGGACCACAGATGTATCGGGCCGACACGGCGTAACGGCTGGGTGCGCTTTCCGCAGGCGGTTTCTCCACGATATCGTCGATGGGGAAGGCCGCGTCCGATACGTACCTGGGCTTTACGATACCGTACCGCGACACCTTGTCATCGGGCACGTGTTCCACCGCGATGGTGCACGCGGCGTCTTCCTTCCCGTGGGTCGCCATCATGCGACGCAGGACGCTGTCTTTCCCCGTCGACCGGATGACAGCGTCGCCCCAGGCCACGACGAAGGCGTCCGATCCCGCAAAGGCCTCACCCAGGCGCACGGCGTCGCCGTTTCCGGCCGGAACCTCCTGGCGGACGAACGAGTAGTCCAGTGCGGGCGGGCCGTGCCCATCTTCGTTGCCCGGTTCCCGCTGTGCATCGGCTGGTCCACCGGTTGGCCCACCGGTGCGTCCATCTGACGGACCGACGGGGATTTTTGCCGCCCCGTCGGAAGTTCCACCATGCACGAAGTACTCCTCGATCGCCTTTTTGCGGCTGGAGGTCACGAAGAGGATGCGCTCGATCCCCGCGGCCGCCAGTTCATCCACAACGTGGTGAATGGCCGGTTTGCGCCCGAGGGGCAGCATTTCCTTGGGGACAGATCGCGTAAGCGGCAGCATCCGCGTGCCCAGGCCCGCGACGGGCACGACGGCCTTGCGGATCATCCCCCACCTTCCTGTCGCGCGTTCCGAACCGCCTCGACGTATTTCCGGGCCGTATCGGTGAGCACATGCCATTCGCCCG includes:
- a CDS encoding sugar phosphate nucleotidyltransferase, which codes for MIRKAVVPVAGLGTRMLPLTRSVPKEMLPLGRKPAIHHVVDELAAAGIERILFVTSSRKKAIEEYFVHGGTSDGAAKIPVGPSDGRTGGPTGGPADAQREPGNEDGHGPPALDYSFVRQEVPAGNGDAVRLGEAFAGSDAFVVAWGDAVIRSTGKDSVLRRMMATHGKEDAACTIAVEHVPDDKVSRYGIVKPRYVSDAAFPIDDIVEKPPAESAPSRYAVSARYICGPGIFPALEATPRGTNGELWLADAIRGLLRAGNPGGLGGPGGDVGARGPAGPGGNVWCVPLGSADRRYDIGTPLTYWEAFADYAVEDEVDGPAFRDLLRGRMNES